From the genome of bacterium:
GTCCACTTGCCCTCTTCCGGAGCGATCCAATGATCGTGCACGCCGACCACCACTTCTTGGCGATAGATCTCCAGATCTTCCAAACCTCCAGGGAAAGCGCGGTGAATGCGTGGCTCGGCAAAAGGATCCTCACACACCCACATCATGGTGCAATCCTTGCTGGCCGGGTCTCCCGGTCTGTCATACTCTGTCTTGATGGCTACACCATGCTGCCAACAGGCCAGCACCGCTTTTTCCCATGCTTCTGGCAAAGTTTTAGCTTGAACGAACAAGGTTGGTATAGAGCCGGACATAAGCACCTCTTCTGTTAGAATAGAGTTCGCAGACAACGTGCGGGGATAAATTAAAAAGGCGGAAAATTATTTCCGCCTTGCATAATCGAGCTCAAGTGGGGAACCGCTTATTTAGCTTTGCCTAGGATTTTATAGACGCCTGTTCCGCATTTCTCGCAAGTACCTTTGAGAGCCTCGCGACCATTTTTCATGGTGACCTTCTGCGGGTTGCTTACATTGGTCTTTGCTTTGCACTTTACACAATATGCCTGATCAGCCACAGCCAAGTCCTCCCTTTTAATATCAACTGCCGGAACTAAAGTCCCGCTTACTTACAGATTAATTTACCATTTATATTACGTAAAGTCAATTAAAACTTGGCAATTCTTGACTTTTATCGCAAAAAAATTAATTATTCATCTAAAGAAGCGACCTATGACAATCTATTATTAAATAATATTTTAAATATAATTATGCCGGTGAGCAGCCCTACAACATTGGCAATAAAATCGGTGAAATCGGCAAATCGGCCTGGAATCAGCAGCTGGTGCAGCTCATCCAAAGCGGCAAACAGCGAAGCAAAAAGTTGGGAAGACCACAGAGCGAAAGACAAACGTGCCCTTTTACCTTCCGTCGCAGCCCTCACCCAAAGAAAACCCAACACGGCGTAAAAGGCAAAATGATAGATTTTATCTTCAAGCCGAACGCCCAGAGAGGGCGGCGTCAATTTGGGCAGAGAAGTGAGAATGAGCAGCACGCTTCCCCAAACGATGGTCGGCAAATACCAACGAACAAACCGTGATTCCCGCATCAATATCCTTTGAGTGTCATCAGAGCATCGGCCAACTTGTTGAGAATATCCCCAGCCATCATGCCCGCTTCACCGAACTGCTGCTTGGCCGAATCGCCGGCCAGTCCATGCACATAGACGCCTGTCAATGCAGCGTCCAGGCTGTTCAATCCCTGCGCCAGAAGCGATACGATCAGGCCGGTGAGCACATCACCGGATCCGGCTGTAGCCATACCGGGATTGCCGGTTGAATTGATGTAAAGCCGTCCATCCGGCGCTGCTATGCAGGTGGGCCCGCCTTTGAGTACCACCACTGCGTTGAACATCTTGGCTGCGTAGCGGGCAGCCGAAGCACGATCCAGGGCGATCTCCGCAGTAGAGCAGTTCAGCAGTCGCGCCAGTTCACCGGGGTGAGGCGTGAGAATGCGATCCGCCCGACAATTTTTCAAGGCCGCGGTGTTGCGGCTGCAGATGTTCAGTCCATCCGCATCCAGCACCAACGGCAGGGTCAGCTGTTCCAGCAGGCTATAGACCAATTGACAGGTCGAAGCCTCCTGTCCGAGACCAGGACCAATGGCGCAGGCGTGCTGATTGTTGATCATGGTCAGCACAGTTTTCAGCCCCTCTTCGGTCAGGAACCCCTGATCATGATCCGGCATGGGCCAAAGCACCACTTCA
Proteins encoded in this window:
- a CDS encoding VanZ family protein gives rise to the protein MLLILTSLPKLTPPSLGVRLEDKIYHFAFYAVLGFLWVRAATEGKRARLSFALWSSQLFASLFAALDELHQLLIPGRFADFTDFIANVVGLLTGIIIFKILFNNRLS